Proteins from a genomic interval of Rosa chinensis cultivar Old Blush chromosome 2, RchiOBHm-V2, whole genome shotgun sequence:
- the LOC112188109 gene encoding MYB-like transcription factor ETC1, producing MADLDHSSDESSVDSRAEDTSQDSKLDFSEDEEFLITRMFNLVGERWSLIAGRIPGRSAEEIEKYWNSRYSTSE from the exons ATGGCTGACTTGGATCACTCTTCTGATGAAAGCTCCGTGGATTCCAGAG CAGAGGATACTAGTCAAGACTCTAAGCTCGACTTTTCAGAAGATGAGGAATTTCTTATCACTAGGATGTTTAACCTGGTTGGGGAGAG GTGGTCTTTGATTGCTGGAAGAATTCCTGGAAGATCAGCAGAGGAGATTGAGAAGTACTGGAATTCAAGATACTCAACAAGTGAATGA